The following are from one region of the Tissierellales bacterium genome:
- a CDS encoding folate family ECF transporter S component: MKKIDIKTIAISGFLIAFNIVLSRIITIPGVINFGGFPIIFAGIVFGPIVGGIVGALGDIVSFIVRPTGPFMPHFVLTSALTGIIPGILMKVLKAKLPKFPLWKIFVAILVGQVITSVLMVPYFRNILFDHPFIITMSKAASKQAINIPVYSILIKGLIESLAKAGVLEKNS, from the coding sequence TTGAAGAAGATAGATATAAAAACTATTGCTATATCTGGCTTTTTAATTGCATTTAATATCGTGCTATCAAGAATCATTACTATTCCTGGGGTTATTAACTTTGGTGGATTTCCAATTATATTTGCTGGAATAGTCTTTGGGCCTATTGTTGGTGGTATTGTCGGAGCTTTGGGAGATATAGTTAGTTTCATAGTTAGACCAACAGGGCCATTTATGCCTCATTTTGTTCTAACCTCAGCTCTCACTGGTATTATTCCAGGAATTCTTATGAAGGTTCTAAAGGCTAAATTACCAAAGTTTCCACTATGGAAAATCTTCGTAGCCATATTAGTAGGACAAGTAATTACATCGGTTTTAATGGTTCCTTATTTTAGAAATATACTTTTTGACCATCCTTTTATTATTACTATGTCAAAAGCGGCAAGTAAACAAGCTATAAATATTCCTGTTTATTCTATATTAATAAAAGGTCTTATAGAATCCTTAGCTAAGGCAGGAGTTCTTGAAAAAAATTCTTAA